CTACCGGGCTTTGCGGAGTGTTGGGGCATCACCGCCATCCACTGCCCTTATTGCCACGGGTACGAAGTAAGGGGGCTCCCCACCGGCATCCTCGGAAACGGCGACTACGCCTACCACATGTCCATGATGGTCAGGAACCTCACCGAGGATCTGACCGTGTTCACCGGCGGCCCCTCCACCCTGAGCCAGGACCAAACCGAAGGCTTAGCGCGTCAGGGCATCCTCATCAACGAGCAGCGCGTTACCGCAATAAATCACGAGGCCGGTCAAATCCAATCCCTCGAATTAGAGGGTGCGCCACCGTCTTCACTCGCCGCTTTGTATGCTTACGTACCCTTCCAGCAGTCATCGCCCCTGCCCGCTCAGTTGGGGTGCGCCCTCACGGAGCAGGGCTACCTGGAGCTCAATATGTTTGCGGAGACCACTTCCCCCGGTGTTTATGCGTGTGGGGATAACATGACCATGTTCCGTTCCGTAGCTCAGGCAATCGCCAGCGGAAGCACGGCGGGGGCCATGGTCAACCGGGCGCTGGTGATGGAGGACTTTTAGGGAAAGGCGCCAGGAAAACCCAGCGTATGCACCCCAAAAAAGCCGGGCAGCACGAAAACCGCGCTGCCCGAACTGAGTAAGCCAAAAAAATAAATTCTTCTACCAGACCATGTCGTCCACCACCATGATGTGGGCCTGGCCACCGGGGCAGGTGCCGGTGACGATGGCGTTTCTTTCGTTGAGGGGCCGGTCGAGGAAGTCGTCACCCACGCGCTCATTGTTATGGTAGAATAGGGGAGCGGGCCGGGCATTCTGGCGCTCCTGGGGCTTTGCCGCGGAGGGGTTCACCGGTTCAATCACCGGGCGGTTCTCCAGGTAATCACGAAGGGTGCCAGGTTGGGTCCAGGACGTATGGATGCCCAGGGGCTGTTCACAGCTCAGGAGGCAGGACATCCGTTGGGTGGGCGGTACGGGCAGGCCTTCGGGGTCTTCGCGTAGCGGGGTGTCCGGACCAGGGAGCAGCTGGATCTGTTTGCGGTTGAGGTAGATCACCAGGCCATCGTCGGCCACCGTCCGGGGTGTGTCGGTGGTCGGTGGGCGGGGTGGGAGGCCGCGGGACACCGGTTGGAGCCAGCCCGTCCCGCGTCTAGCGCCGGCCCTTGGTTTCAGGTGCAGCAGCCAGGCGTATTTTTTCGCGGCCACGTTGGCGATGTTCTCCTCGGTCGCGATCGCCTCCGGTTGCATAAAGTGGCCCAGTTGTAAGGTCAGTACGTCGGGGTTATCGCAGGAGGGGTAGATCGACATATCCGTATGCCCGAGGCGCCAGAGCAGGCCGCGGATCTGGTACCATTCATCGAGGGTGGGGAGGCGGCGGAAGTAGAATTCCAGCTCTTCGGGTTTGTCCCCTTTTTTGAGCTGGGGGACGAGGTCAGGATGGTCCACGTACTTGCAGGGGCCGCAGAAATCTTGGTCGGGTTTGTCCTCAGTTTGTTCGGCGAGTACCGTACTGCTTGCCACCTCCCCCGGTACCTGCGTCCGCGCAAAAAGTGAGCGGGTCAGGAAGAGGCTGGTGGCCAGTAACAAGAGGACGGGTAGGACGAGCGCACGGCTGCGCGGTGGAAATTTCATCATGTTAATGCGGGTTTTAAGGTGCCCGAGCGGGCTGAATTGCAGGGGCCAGGCGCCACTCAGCGCGGAGTGTTGGGCGAGGGTCATCTGGTAGGTGCGGCGGTCGTGCTCGCCGTGGGCGACGCCCTGATCGGCGAGAAATTCTAAGTTGAGTCTCTGCTCACGCACGAGCCAGTGGAGCAGTGGATTGAACCAGCCGATCAGCAACACCAATTCGCCCAGCAAGATGTCGATAGTGTGGCGCTGCCGCTGGTGCACGCGTTCGTGGGCAAGAATCAATTGGCCACTCGGGCCACTGAGGATCTCACTCCCCAGGTAGATTGTGGGCCCAAACGTAAAGGCCGCATCCGGTACGTGGGGAAGCTCCCGCACCCCCGCAAGCGAGGTAGGTCGACTACCCCGGGTAAGCCGAAGCGTCTGAAAAATGTGGGCTAGGCTGCGGACGCCCATCATCAGAAAAAACAGCAGATAGGGCACGAGTAGGAGCCGAAAATTGAAGGATCTGCCGCCCGTGGCAGCAGGGGAGGGCGACTGAGCTACTGTAGTCCGTGTCTCGCTATCATCATTCTGGCCCTGGTCTGCCGTGGTGGGAACCGAAATTGGGACCTGGCCAACCTGCGGCACTACGGCGGGTAATGTTTGAGTAGGTGTAGCAACCGCTTCACTTTGGATGGCTTGGCCAATGATCACTCTCGGGGTGATGAGGGGTGTAGCGTGCTCGGGCAGCAACGGCAGCAACAGTAAGCCAATCATCCCCGCCAGCAGGTAGTAACGCGCGGCGGTGAAATCCCGCAAACGGCGCAGTAGCCAGTAGCCGCCGGCCAGCGGGATGCTCAGTAAGGTGAAGGCCAGGAGGTAGTAGAGGAGGTCCATAATCACTGGTTTTGCTCGTCAATCATGCGCATCACTTCTTCGAGATCGGCCCGCGTGAGGTGCTTGTTCTTGGCGAAATG
The Lewinella sp. 4G2 genome window above contains:
- a CDS encoding NAD(P)/FAD-dependent oxidoreductase, which produces MDSSPSFDAIIVGGSYAGLSAAMSLGRSLRRTLIIDGGRPCNRQTPHSHNLITQDGVAPAAISALAKAQTLAYTSVEFKEGLVVGAMRTEEGFVVSTNDDDSFHCRKLIFATGIKDELPQLPGFAECWGITAIHCPYCHGYEVRGLPTGILGNGDYAYHMSMMVRNLTEDLTVFTGGPSTLSQDQTEGLARQGILINEQRVTAINHEAGQIQSLELEGAPPSSLAALYAYVPFQQSSPLPAQLGCALTEQGYLELNMFAETTSPGVYACGDNMTMFRSVAQAIASGSTAGAMVNRALVMEDF
- a CDS encoding M56 family metallopeptidase, with the translated sequence MDLLYYLLAFTLLSIPLAGGYWLLRRLRDFTAARYYLLAGMIGLLLLPLLPEHATPLITPRVIIGQAIQSEAVATPTQTLPAVVPQVGQVPISVPTTADQGQNDDSETRTTVAQSPSPAATGGRSFNFRLLLVPYLLFFLMMGVRSLAHIFQTLRLTRGSRPTSLAGVRELPHVPDAAFTFGPTIYLGSEILSGPSGQLILAHERVHQRQRHTIDILLGELVLLIGWFNPLLHWLVREQRLNLEFLADQGVAHGEHDRRTYQMTLAQHSALSGAWPLQFSPLGHLKTRINMMKFPPRSRALVLPVLLLLATSLFLTRSLFARTQVPGEVASSTVLAEQTEDKPDQDFCGPCKYVDHPDLVPQLKKGDKPEELEFYFRRLPTLDEWYQIRGLLWRLGHTDMSIYPSCDNPDVLTLQLGHFMQPEAIATEENIANVAAKKYAWLLHLKPRAGARRGTGWLQPVSRGLPPRPPTTDTPRTVADDGLVIYLNRKQIQLLPGPDTPLREDPEGLPVPPTQRMSCLLSCEQPLGIHTSWTQPGTLRDYLENRPVIEPVNPSAAKPQERQNARPAPLFYHNNERVGDDFLDRPLNERNAIVTGTCPGGQAHIMVVDDMVW